In one window of Gemmatimonadota bacterium DNA:
- a CDS encoding aryl-sulfate sulfotransferase, with translation MSRAPGWAVAMRRLTTHLSEDFLGGPRPWTLAWVINAQKAGTFAFVGLCMWWYDNTSAAAWTYLALHGSYGLVWLLKDVAFPDPRWRTRVTIGGGLMSFLLVLGPYWLIAWLLIAGVSVPRYPLPDAAWFALCTTLCVLGCVTMIAADAQKYFTLRARPGLIVDGMHRYVRHPNYLGEMMVYGSFALLVWHWLPVVILAWVWVGVFSVNMIMKEASLSRFPEWTAYRARTRWVVPFLLSLALLPVACTDPSGPQSPSDVVSVVIDSTSLPLVKQVTVVMRTPAALRVTWGAPGTPVLTRTADSSAYIHRLLLPRLRPERAYVVEAKALTGTGAVRTAGFTTDTLPTVIRSIAINQTGTPSLPVALIEVVGATQFAGLLMIEEGQVVGWLPTVGSLFGATRRANGNIVTLEAASGLVERTLGGTTVHTLPQPTPAVPRPYGTIHHDVIPTPANTLFFIAMETRFVAPDSVVGESIWEWSPETGTVTKRWSAFDFLDWSTLRGARSVPGNWLHGNGLSIGPRNNVVMSLRNADQVISIAADFQSLEWRLGGNVGSLGLAPEDRPLGQHYVSEPTNGRVLVFDNGYERAGVRYSRAIEYQLDLANDTATKVWEYRHVPEIYAALVGSARRLPNGNTAVLFGMFAGHNGSTGPITAVEVTPSGVPVWRLTFGNQLTRLYRVTPVASLLGEEVGAFDRP, from the coding sequence ATGAGCCGGGCCCCTGGCTGGGCGGTGGCGATGCGCCGCCTCACGACGCATCTCTCGGAGGACTTCCTCGGCGGCCCGCGTCCCTGGACGCTCGCGTGGGTGATCAACGCGCAGAAGGCCGGGACGTTCGCGTTCGTGGGCCTCTGCATGTGGTGGTACGACAACACCAGCGCAGCGGCGTGGACCTATCTCGCGCTGCACGGGTCGTACGGGCTCGTGTGGCTGCTGAAGGACGTCGCCTTCCCCGATCCGCGCTGGCGCACGCGCGTGACGATCGGCGGCGGGCTGATGTCGTTCCTGCTGGTGCTCGGCCCCTACTGGCTGATCGCCTGGCTGCTCATCGCCGGCGTCTCGGTGCCGCGGTACCCGTTGCCCGACGCGGCCTGGTTCGCGCTCTGCACGACGCTCTGCGTGCTCGGTTGCGTGACGATGATCGCCGCGGATGCGCAGAAGTACTTCACGTTGCGCGCGCGGCCGGGGCTGATCGTCGACGGGATGCACCGATACGTGCGGCATCCCAACTATCTCGGGGAGATGATGGTCTACGGCAGCTTCGCGCTGCTCGTGTGGCACTGGCTGCCGGTGGTGATCCTGGCGTGGGTGTGGGTGGGCGTCTTCAGCGTGAACATGATCATGAAGGAAGCGAGTCTCTCACGGTTCCCCGAGTGGACGGCGTACCGTGCCCGCACGCGCTGGGTCGTCCCGTTCCTCCTCTCGCTCGCGCTCCTCCCCGTCGCGTGCACGGACCCGTCCGGTCCGCAGTCGCCGAGCGACGTCGTGTCGGTGGTGATCGACTCGACATCGCTCCCGCTCGTCAAGCAGGTGACCGTCGTCATGCGCACGCCCGCAGCGCTCCGCGTGACCTGGGGCGCGCCGGGCACGCCGGTGCTCACGCGCACCGCCGACTCGAGCGCGTACATCCATCGCCTGCTGCTGCCCCGCCTGCGACCGGAGAGGGCGTACGTCGTGGAGGCGAAGGCCCTCACCGGGACGGGCGCGGTCCGCACCGCCGGCTTCACGACGGACACGCTGCCGACCGTGATCCGCTCGATCGCGATCAATCAGACGGGCACCCCGAGCCTGCCCGTGGCACTGATCGAGGTGGTGGGGGCGACGCAGTTCGCCGGGCTGCTGATGATCGAGGAGGGGCAGGTCGTGGGCTGGCTGCCGACCGTCGGGTCGCTCTTCGGCGCGACGCGGCGTGCGAACGGGAACATCGTCACGCTCGAGGCGGCTTCGGGCCTTGTCGAGCGCACGCTCGGCGGGACGACGGTGCACACGCTGCCGCAGCCGACCCCGGCGGTGCCGCGTCCCTACGGGACGATCCACCATGACGTGATCCCGACGCCGGCGAATACGCTCTTCTTCATCGCGATGGAGACGCGCTTCGTCGCCCCCGACTCGGTGGTGGGGGAGTCGATCTGGGAGTGGTCGCCGGAAACGGGGACCGTGACCAAGCGATGGAGCGCGTTCGACTTCCTCGACTGGAGCACGCTGCGCGGCGCGCGGTCGGTCCCGGGCAACTGGCTGCACGGTAACGGCCTCAGCATCGGGCCGCGCAACAACGTGGTGATGTCGCTGCGCAACGCCGATCAGGTGATCTCGATCGCCGCGGACTTCCAATCACTCGAGTGGCGTCTGGGCGGGAATGTCGGGTCGCTCGGTCTCGCACCAGAGGATCGGCCGCTCGGGCAACACTACGTGTCGGAGCCGACGAACGGGCGCGTGCTCGTGTTCGACAACGGCTACGAGCGCGCCGGCGTGCGCTACTCGCGGGCGATCGAGTACCAGCTCGACCTCGCCAACGACACGGCGACGAAGGTCTGGGAGTACCGGCACGTGCCGGAGATCTATGCGGCGCTGGTGGGCTCGGCGCGACGGCTGCCCAACGGCAACACGGCGGTGCTGTTCGGGATGTTCGCCGGGCACAACGGGTCGACGGGGCCGATCACGGCGGTCGAAGTGACGCCGTCCGGCGTTCCGGTATGGCGACTCACGTTCGGGAACCAGCTGACACGGTTGTATCGCGTGACGCCGGTGGCGTCGCTGTTGGGAGAGGAGGTCGGGGCGTTCGATCGGCCATAG
- a CDS encoding ABC transporter ATP-binding protein, with product MTAAAPTAAPAAAGSRASTLPPDFRSRLQRVRRNLRKGLELAWGAGPRELIKFTVLGMVSATVQPVTVLLGSMLVSRIAGGSAAAVTFGDVVPIIIGLWTVSAVQRAIGAYQGYGRDLFVRRVQLEAERRLLRKASTIDVGHFDNSDWHDRLARAKRDVSWRPGDLTWSVLGLSGNIVTILLMAGILASLNWTLVLLALVAAVLSLFLERRNTVRMYEYFYQETPEEREREYLGNLLVEAKSTKEMRAYVLSDHLLGRHRRLSEELLQKRSAMYRAGANTSMITGLVTGTSLALAYAFVAWRGVHGQIDAGGIVLVIGAFGAVSGTLGSISSTFVAVDQHTTFLDDYFSFLAIEPLVPTPADPKPIPARLEQGIEFREVTFQYPGGHAPAVDGFSLTIRNGELLALVGENGAGKSTFVKLLLRFYDPDRGSIHLGGVDLRDVAPEVLRERIGVLFQDFATYELTVRENVRMGRPGAVEDDARVQKALRDARAEGLVSKLPSGLDSRTGRLFEGGHDLSGGEWQRLALARIMYRDADVWILDEPTSALDPEAEAAVFEELKANLKGRIGIVISHRFSTVRIADRIAVIDDGRVQELGTHEELLAARGRYARLFELQAAGYR from the coding sequence GTGACCGCCGCTGCCCCCACCGCCGCGCCCGCCGCTGCGGGATCCCGCGCATCGACCCTGCCGCCGGACTTCCGCAGCCGCCTCCAGCGCGTGCGACGGAACCTCCGCAAGGGACTCGAGCTCGCGTGGGGTGCCGGGCCGCGCGAGCTCATCAAGTTCACCGTCCTCGGGATGGTGAGCGCCACGGTGCAGCCGGTCACGGTGCTGCTGGGATCCATGCTCGTGAGCCGCATCGCCGGTGGCTCGGCCGCCGCGGTCACGTTCGGCGATGTCGTGCCGATCATCATCGGCCTCTGGACGGTCAGCGCCGTGCAACGCGCCATCGGCGCCTACCAGGGCTACGGACGCGACCTCTTCGTGCGCCGCGTCCAGCTCGAGGCGGAGCGCCGACTGCTCCGGAAGGCGTCGACCATCGACGTCGGCCACTTCGACAACTCCGACTGGCACGACCGCCTGGCGCGCGCCAAGCGCGACGTCTCGTGGCGCCCCGGCGACCTCACCTGGTCGGTGCTCGGGCTCTCCGGCAACATCGTCACCATCCTGCTGATGGCGGGCATCCTCGCGAGCCTCAACTGGACCCTCGTCCTCCTCGCCCTCGTCGCGGCGGTGCTCTCCCTCTTCCTCGAGCGGCGCAACACCGTGCGGATGTACGAGTACTTCTACCAGGAGACGCCGGAGGAACGCGAACGCGAGTACCTCGGCAACCTGCTCGTCGAGGCCAAGAGCACGAAGGAGATGCGGGCCTACGTCCTCTCCGACCACCTGCTCGGCCGGCACCGCAGGCTGTCCGAGGAGCTGCTGCAGAAGCGCAGCGCCATGTACCGCGCCGGCGCCAACACGTCGATGATCACGGGACTCGTGACCGGCACGAGCCTCGCGCTCGCCTACGCCTTCGTCGCCTGGCGCGGCGTGCACGGCCAGATCGACGCCGGTGGCATCGTCCTCGTCATCGGTGCGTTCGGTGCCGTGTCGGGCACGCTCGGCTCCATCTCCTCCACCTTCGTCGCCGTCGACCAGCACACCACCTTCCTCGACGACTACTTCTCGTTCCTCGCGATCGAGCCGCTCGTCCCCACCCCCGCCGATCCCAAGCCGATCCCCGCGCGCCTCGAGCAGGGCATCGAATTCCGCGAGGTGACGTTCCAGTATCCCGGCGGCCACGCGCCGGCCGTCGATGGCTTCAGCCTGACCATCCGCAACGGCGAGCTCCTCGCCCTCGTCGGCGAGAACGGCGCGGGGAAGAGCACCTTCGTCAAGCTGCTGCTGCGCTTCTACGATCCCGACCGCGGCAGCATCCACCTCGGCGGTGTCGACCTGCGCGATGTCGCTCCCGAGGTGCTGCGAGAGCGGATCGGCGTGCTCTTCCAGGACTTCGCGACCTACGAACTCACCGTGCGCGAGAACGTGCGGATGGGCCGCCCCGGTGCCGTCGAGGATGACGCGCGCGTGCAGAAGGCGCTCCGCGATGCGCGCGCGGAGGGACTGGTGAGCAAGTTGCCGTCCGGCCTCGACTCGCGGACCGGGCGGCTCTTCGAGGGCGGGCATGACCTGAGCGGCGGCGAGTGGCAGCGCCTCGCCCTCGCGCGCATCATGTACCGGGACGCCGACGTGTGGATCCTCGACGAGCCCACGAGCGCGCTCGACCCCGAGGCCGAGGCGGCGGTCTTCGAGGAGCTCAAGGCGAACCTCAAGGGACGCATCGGCATCGTCATCTCCCACCGCTTCTCGACCGTGCGCATCGCCGACCGCATCGCGGTGATCGACGACGGTCGGGTGCAGGAACTCGGGACCCACGAGGAGCTGCTCGCGGCCCGGGGCCGGTATGCGCGGCTCTTCGAGTTGCAGGCCGCCGGGTACCGCTGA
- a CDS encoding Ig-like domain-containing protein: MPFKHKLSRRLAALYVTCITALAVGCADAPTSNADAVPTRSEALDPALAVSTSSAIGQRISADRWVQVFSLASRRSRQLGRQRGGAQGTIVDGPSAITSTDPYPLFLVNFDSGVDGWVLGAYLSLLAPLPAPTPTPTPTPTPTPAPVASITLTPASATVAIGATQQLAATLRDSASTVLTGRTVTWTSTNNAVATVSASGTVTGIATGTATVSASSEGRSATAAITVPAPPAPPGVSAANFASRWGTATGATQSAFLDTGSPTPWGFVCCSSNTNTTVTTAAALGLQQWPAGSNVYRVGVQSGTGIQTHQLVADLGAPTANSHRYFRYYLQVAYGDDHGSASESSIEHGVETSPSTSGGGRGLNMYRLPRNDGTWFPAFRDIASGWRYVASDLRLAKNRTYRLEWHVTYLAATYSLQIRIYDGAGVLVATENDFFQYVPTRNTAARLGAAQFAYAAADHRFFRVGTNGPGSNFPLANLRTDNLFLHGAVAVCATGWCGPVTP, encoded by the coding sequence ATGCCGTTCAAGCACAAGTTGTCGCGCCGCCTCGCGGCGCTCTACGTCACCTGCATCACAGCGCTCGCCGTCGGGTGCGCTGACGCCCCCACCAGCAACGCCGATGCGGTGCCGACGCGCTCCGAGGCACTGGATCCCGCGCTCGCGGTGAGCACCAGCAGCGCGATCGGCCAGCGCATCTCCGCCGACAGGTGGGTGCAGGTCTTCTCGCTGGCGTCGCGGCGCTCGCGGCAACTCGGCAGGCAACGCGGCGGCGCGCAGGGCACGATCGTCGACGGCCCGAGCGCGATCACCAGCACCGACCCGTATCCGCTCTTCCTGGTGAACTTCGACTCCGGTGTGGACGGCTGGGTCCTCGGCGCCTATCTCAGCCTCCTCGCGCCGCTCCCCGCCCCGACACCCACTCCCACCCCGACGCCGACGCCAACGCCGGCGCCCGTCGCGAGCATCACGCTCACGCCCGCGAGCGCGACCGTGGCGATCGGCGCGACGCAACAGCTCGCCGCGACGCTCCGCGACAGTGCCAGCACCGTGCTGACCGGGCGCACCGTCACGTGGACAAGCACCAACAACGCCGTGGCGACCGTGAGTGCGAGTGGCACCGTCACGGGCATCGCGACCGGTACCGCGACCGTGTCGGCCTCGAGTGAAGGGCGATCGGCGACGGCGGCGATCACCGTGCCCGCGCCGCCCGCACCACCGGGCGTGAGTGCCGCGAACTTCGCATCGCGCTGGGGGACGGCGACGGGGGCGACGCAGAGCGCCTTCCTCGACACCGGCAGTCCGACCCCTTGGGGCTTCGTCTGCTGCTCCAGCAACACCAACACCACCGTCACGACCGCGGCCGCGCTCGGCCTGCAGCAGTGGCCGGCCGGCAGCAACGTGTACCGGGTCGGCGTGCAGAGCGGGACGGGCATCCAGACCCACCAGCTCGTCGCCGACCTCGGCGCACCGACCGCCAACAGCCATCGGTACTTCCGCTACTACCTGCAGGTCGCGTACGGCGACGATCACGGCTCGGCGTCCGAGAGCAGCATCGAACACGGCGTCGAGACGTCCCCCTCGACCTCCGGCGGCGGACGCGGGCTCAACATGTACCGCCTCCCGCGCAACGACGGCACGTGGTTCCCCGCGTTCCGTGACATCGCAAGCGGCTGGCGTTACGTCGCCTCCGACCTGCGGCTCGCGAAGAACCGTACGTATCGCCTGGAGTGGCATGTGACCTATCTCGCCGCCACGTACAGCCTGCAGATCCGCATCTATGATGGCGCGGGCGTGCTCGTCGCGACCGAGAACGACTTCTTCCAGTACGTCCCCACGCGCAACACCGCGGCGCGCCTCGGCGCGGCCCAGTTCGCGTACGCGGCGGCGGACCATCGGTTCTTCCGCGTCGGCACCAACGGACCCGGGTCGAACTTCCCGCTCGCCAACCTCCGCACCGACAACCTCTTCCTCCACGGCGCCGTCGCCGTCTGCGCGACGGGCTGGTGCGGTCCGGTCACGCCGTAA